From Salmo salar unplaced genomic scaffold, Ssal_v3.1, whole genome shotgun sequence, the proteins below share one genomic window:
- the LOC123732930 gene encoding gastrula zinc finger protein XlCGF7.1-like, which produces MSSPSYCPPAKKEVCWKEKEGIWLNVVVKEENEEEDVTVNEEVEGEAVTEKEEEENDYTFFGVNEGERTVILKEEEREEEETEDLSNTRERPDSPSDSRKSPSGKPDPETSKPAGRHHCSQCGKSFTQLGSLRIHKRIHTGEKPYHCSQCGMTFTQLGSLQNHERGHTGEKLFQCSHCGKSFGQVGNLNKHERTHTGKKMYRCSQCGERFTRLRYLKEHERIHTNTQEETYHCSHCGKTFSQSENLKTHERIKRLCSDLCF; this is translated from the exons atgagctcaCCAAGCTACTGCCCTCCTGCTAAAAAAGAGGTCTGCTGGAAGGAGAAAGAAGGTATTTGGctgaacgttgtcgtgaaagaggagaatgaagaggaggatgtcacagtaaatGAAGAAGTAGAAGGAGAGGCTgttacagagaaagaagaggaagaaaacGATTATACTTTTTTTGGagtgaatgaaggagagagaactGTCAttttgaaggaggaggagagggaagaagaggagacagaagatCTGAGTAACACCA gagagagaccagactctccTTCTGACAGCAGGAAGAGTCCTTCAGGGAAACCAGACCCCGAGACGTCCAAACCAGCAGGCCGacatcactgctcccagtgtggaaagagttttactcagttagggagcctgagaatacataagagaatacacactggagagaagccttaccactgttccCAATGCGGAATGACGTTTACCCAGTTAGGGAGCCTGCAAAACCATGAGAGGGGACACACAGGGGAAAAGCTTTTCCAATGTtcccattgtggaaagagttttggcCAGGTAGGAAACCTGAAcaagcatgagaggacacacacaggtaagAAGATGTAccgctgctcccagtgtggagagAGATTTACCCGGTTAAGGTACCTGAAAGAGCATGAACgaatacatacaaatacacaggaggagacataccactgctctcattgtggaaagacattttcccagtcagagaacctgaaaacacatgagagaatcaagaggctgtgttctgacttgtgtttttga